A part of Myxococcus landrumus genomic DNA contains:
- a CDS encoding transcriptional regulator, which translates to MVVSPSEDAFDVLLHAMGAPGASRLRGHPGAREAVSRALEEAASLQGAAPEPNAFARHLGTQLARSEEPGLALEQLHARDLALALACVEGLTGADARLEKEVLQKLRVPLARIHPSPAFADEVLQALRSNLLMPREDAPPRLLGYAGVGSLLHWVNITAVRLALRMRKAHGDESLVEAEVLAAHPSPGGLELSFIREDSRAHVRAAFVRAVASLDDEDRELLRLHFVERLSLERMGTLFGLHKSTLSRRLSGVQALLEKRTRRVLSERLSLREEELESLMRAIHGRLDLSLSGLLGGR; encoded by the coding sequence CGCCTGGGGCCTCTCGTCTCCGCGGCCATCCCGGAGCGCGCGAGGCCGTGTCGCGTGCGCTCGAGGAGGCCGCGTCACTCCAGGGCGCCGCGCCCGAACCCAATGCCTTCGCGAGGCATCTGGGCACGCAGCTCGCGCGCTCGGAGGAGCCGGGGCTCGCGCTGGAGCAGTTGCACGCCCGGGACCTCGCGCTCGCGCTCGCGTGTGTGGAAGGGCTTACGGGCGCGGATGCACGATTGGAAAAGGAGGTCCTCCAGAAGTTGAGGGTGCCGCTGGCGCGCATCCATCCCTCACCGGCGTTCGCGGATGAGGTGCTTCAAGCGCTCCGGTCGAATCTCCTGATGCCTCGCGAGGACGCACCGCCACGGCTGCTGGGCTATGCGGGAGTGGGTTCGTTGCTGCATTGGGTGAACATCACGGCGGTGCGGCTCGCGCTGCGCATGCGCAAGGCGCATGGCGATGAATCCCTCGTCGAGGCGGAGGTGCTCGCCGCGCATCCGTCGCCCGGGGGCTTGGAGCTGAGCTTCATCCGCGAGGACTCGCGAGCACACGTGCGCGCCGCGTTCGTCCGGGCCGTGGCCTCGCTGGATGACGAGGACCGGGAGTTGCTCCGGCTGCACTTCGTCGAACGTCTCTCGTTGGAGCGGATGGGGACGCTGTTCGGCTTGCACAAGTCGACGCTGTCGCGCCGGCTCTCCGGGGTGCAGGCGCTGCTGGAGAAGCGGACCCGGCGCGTGTTGTCGGAGCGGCTGTCGCTGCGCGAGGAGGAGCTGGAGAGCCTGATGCGCGCGATTCACGGTCGGCTGGACTTGAGCCTCTCGGGATTGTTGGGAGGGCGATGA
- a CDS encoding serine/threonine-protein kinase has product MTCPDEDTLARYVNGVLAPEATRDVRTHVTGCSECRGVLAALSALEAPVSGPLVTGTRVGRYVVLGLLGEGGMGRVHAAYDPELDRKVALKLLNLERLREGTLTEARQRLEREARTMARLSHPHVASLHDVGEYQGQLFLVMELVEGGTLRRWLLEKPRSRREVLARFIQAAEGLAATHALGIVHRDFKPDNVLLTKDGQVRITDFGLSNVTGVSSARLEAGAAVAGTERLTVTGALLGTPAYGSPEQLRGERGDARSDQFAFCVALYEALNGQRPFEGSTHEELLSAMERQAIRPEQPGVPGWLKALVRRGLSADPSRRFESMEALRARLARDAGAWRRTLVTAVVGGGLVGAAFLAWGHASAPPRETCHGSERHLVGVWDAPLRESTRQAFLKTGAPAAEASFQAVASALDRWTQDWTRAHQAACEATRVFGEQSEAALGLRMTCLDQRLGELGRLTVALQGADTRTVERGFALGTSLGGVSRCADVRTLQEAVSPPEDTVARAEVEAVRAALAKAGAELLAGHASEALKVALPARERALLTRHRPLEAEAHLLCGRLQEEAGAFEDARGSLSRGALAAEAGRHLGVLARLLHAQAWLMGHDLRRVEEAWPFLHRARAVAETLRDAELDTLLDHVQAELLEQEGRFAEAEPLLRKSLDAATARGQVLARAELNGRLGILARHQGRLLDAKRWQEEALQLHEALHGAEHPHTGVALLNLGGTLAHLGELTRAEASLQRALAIHRWSLGEDHLAVARTLSNLAIIYFEWGHGAQAREAAETSLSVARKSVGPESPLLMGMESNRLGVLGELGAREEELAQARRSLLHHQRVYGAHHPEVALDAHEVGRLLRLLGRAREARGFHAQGVSLQEPLLSKGQVEGEGLRSLADALLFLGRVDEARTHAQSALAKLERDQGPSSPERIKTLLLLGDIHLARGSPAEALAPLRTGLDALAAQQVVSAQVPLMRRRLAQALRLTGAGAEACQEAARAWSELEPWRRAYAQETSDARAELGHCPR; this is encoded by the coding sequence ATGACGTGCCCGGATGAGGACACGCTCGCGCGATATGTGAATGGGGTGCTCGCGCCCGAGGCGACGCGAGACGTGCGGACGCATGTGACGGGGTGCTCCGAGTGCCGGGGTGTGCTCGCCGCGTTGAGCGCGCTCGAGGCTCCGGTGTCGGGACCACTCGTCACCGGGACGCGCGTGGGGCGCTACGTGGTGCTGGGGTTGCTGGGGGAGGGCGGCATGGGACGTGTGCATGCCGCGTATGACCCGGAGCTGGACCGCAAGGTGGCGCTCAAGCTGCTCAATCTCGAGCGGCTCCGGGAGGGCACGCTCACGGAGGCGCGACAGCGGCTGGAGCGCGAAGCACGCACCATGGCGCGGCTGTCCCATCCCCATGTCGCGAGCCTTCACGACGTGGGCGAGTACCAGGGACAGCTCTTCCTGGTGATGGAGCTGGTCGAGGGCGGCACGCTGCGGCGGTGGCTGCTGGAGAAGCCGCGCTCACGGCGGGAGGTGCTCGCTCGCTTCATCCAGGCGGCGGAGGGGCTCGCGGCCACGCACGCGCTGGGCATCGTCCATCGCGACTTCAAGCCCGACAACGTCCTGTTGACGAAGGACGGGCAGGTCCGCATCACCGACTTCGGCTTGTCCAATGTGACGGGAGTTTCATCCGCGCGGCTGGAGGCGGGAGCCGCCGTCGCGGGCACCGAGCGCCTCACCGTCACGGGGGCGCTGCTGGGAACCCCCGCGTATGGCTCGCCGGAGCAGCTTCGGGGAGAGCGGGGCGATGCGCGCTCGGACCAGTTCGCCTTCTGTGTCGCGCTCTACGAGGCGCTCAACGGACAGCGTCCCTTCGAAGGCTCCACACACGAGGAGCTCCTGTCGGCGATGGAGCGGCAGGCCATCCGGCCCGAGCAACCCGGAGTCCCGGGTTGGCTCAAGGCCCTGGTCCGTCGCGGTCTCTCCGCGGACCCGTCGCGGCGCTTCGAGTCGATGGAGGCCCTGCGTGCCCGGCTCGCGCGTGATGCGGGAGCCTGGCGCCGCACGCTGGTCACCGCGGTGGTGGGCGGCGGGCTGGTCGGGGCCGCGTTCCTCGCATGGGGCCACGCCTCGGCGCCACCTCGGGAGACGTGTCACGGAAGCGAGCGGCACCTCGTGGGCGTCTGGGATGCGCCTCTGCGTGAGTCGACCCGTCAGGCCTTCCTGAAGACGGGGGCTCCCGCGGCCGAGGCCTCGTTCCAGGCCGTGGCCTCCGCGTTGGACCGGTGGACCCAGGACTGGACGCGCGCGCACCAGGCCGCATGTGAGGCGACGCGCGTCTTCGGCGAGCAGTCCGAAGCGGCACTCGGACTCCGGATGACGTGCCTGGACCAGCGGCTGGGCGAGCTCGGCCGGCTGACGGTGGCGTTGCAGGGCGCGGACACTCGCACGGTGGAGCGAGGCTTCGCGTTGGGCACCTCGCTGGGAGGCGTCTCCCGCTGCGCCGACGTGAGGACGTTGCAGGAGGCGGTCTCTCCGCCAGAGGACACCGTGGCGCGTGCGGAGGTCGAGGCGGTGCGCGCTGCTCTCGCGAAGGCGGGGGCGGAGCTGCTCGCGGGGCATGCCTCGGAGGCGCTCAAGGTGGCCCTGCCCGCCAGGGAGCGCGCGCTGCTCACCCGTCACCGGCCGCTGGAGGCGGAGGCCCACCTGCTCTGTGGTCGTCTCCAGGAAGAGGCGGGGGCCTTCGAGGACGCGAGAGGGTCGCTGTCGCGCGGTGCGCTCGCGGCGGAAGCGGGCCGCCACCTGGGCGTGCTCGCGCGACTGCTTCATGCCCAGGCGTGGTTGATGGGGCATGACCTGAGAAGGGTCGAGGAGGCGTGGCCCTTCCTCCATCGAGCGCGCGCGGTGGCCGAGACGCTGCGGGACGCCGAGCTCGACACCTTGCTGGACCATGTCCAGGCGGAGCTGCTGGAGCAGGAGGGACGCTTCGCGGAAGCGGAGCCGCTCTTGCGCAAGTCGCTGGACGCGGCCACCGCGCGAGGCCAGGTGCTCGCCCGCGCGGAGCTGAACGGCCGGTTGGGGATTCTCGCCCGGCACCAGGGGCGGCTGCTCGACGCGAAGCGCTGGCAGGAGGAGGCCCTCCAGCTCCATGAGGCGCTGCATGGCGCGGAGCACCCGCACACGGGCGTGGCGCTGCTGAACCTCGGCGGAACGCTGGCCCACCTGGGAGAGCTCACGCGCGCGGAGGCGAGCCTCCAGCGAGCCCTCGCCATCCATCGCTGGTCGCTGGGGGAAGACCACCTCGCGGTGGCCCGGACGCTGTCCAATCTGGCCATCATCTACTTCGAGTGGGGCCACGGCGCGCAGGCGCGAGAGGCCGCGGAGACGAGCCTGTCCGTGGCGCGCAAGAGCGTGGGACCCGAGAGCCCCTTGCTGATGGGCATGGAGTCGAACCGGCTGGGGGTGTTGGGAGAGCTGGGGGCGCGAGAGGAGGAACTGGCGCAGGCGCGGCGCAGCCTGCTCCACCACCAGCGCGTCTATGGCGCCCACCATCCCGAAGTGGCGCTGGACGCGCATGAAGTGGGGCGCCTCTTGCGCCTCCTGGGCCGTGCGCGAGAGGCACGGGGCTTTCACGCGCAAGGTGTCTCGCTCCAGGAGCCATTGCTCTCGAAGGGGCAGGTGGAGGGCGAGGGCTTGCGCTCCCTCGCGGATGCCTTGCTGTTCCTGGGGCGGGTGGACGAGGCGCGGACCCATGCGCAGAGCGCGCTGGCGAAGCTGGAGCGAGACCAGGGCCCCTCGTCACCGGAGCGCATCAAGACGCTGTTGTTGCTGGGAGACATCCACCTCGCCCGAGGCAGTCCCGCTGAGGCCCTGGCACCCTTGAGGACAGGGCTGGATGCGCTCGCGGCGCAGCAGGTGGTCTCCGCACAGGTGCCCTTGATGCGACGGCGTCTGGCCCAGGCCCTGCGACTGACGGGCGCGGGCGCGGAGGCGTGCCAGGAAGCGGCGCGGGCCTGGTCGGAGCTGGAGCCCTGGCGGAGGGCCTACGCGCAGGAGACCTCGGACGCGCGGGCCGAGCTGGGCCACTGTCCCAGGTAG